CATCAGCCCTCAACGATTTTCAGACCGAAATGCGTTCGTTATTGAACCTTTCGAATTACTCACGAAGCGATATTCTTGATCTGCTTGTATGGTCAGATGGCCGATACCTTTATTATATACTTTATAATCAGACAAAATATTTCCAGCCGACATATCAAATAGAAAAACAGGAATGGTTCGACAAAGCATTTAGAAACAACGGTAAAATAATATTCGCTTCAAACTATTCTGAAAACAGGGAAACCGGCGTTCTATCAGGAAACTCTTTCTATATGGTAAGAAATATTAACAACCTCGTAAACCGAAAGCAAAAAAACCTCATTATTCTTAACGTCAGTACTAAATATTTCGATGAGCAATTCGAAAAAATGAATCTGCTGTTTCAAAGTTTTATTGTCATTACCAACGGTCAAGGCAACATTATTTATTCGAGCAGACCAATTACCGCCAATATTCTAAGGTCCATCATATCAAAACGAGTCTTTGAATATGACGACACCAATTGGCAGGTACTAACAACGGATTCAAATAAATTCGACCTCAAGGTGCATGTTATTTATTCATTAGACGACGTGAAGCATCAAACTTCCTTTTTAATCGGATATATCCTGCTTATCACTCTTGGAGGGATATTTCTTGCAGTAATTCTTTTTCGACATTTCAATAAATGGATATCATCGTCAGCAAAAGCCATAACATCGACTTTTTCTGAATTAGAAAAAGGAAACCTCAGTGCACGATGCCCAGAGGTTTATGTCAAGGAATACAACGAGATCGGGCACTCCGTGAATAAAGCGATTATCCGATTAGAAGAAAAAATCAAGAATGAATACATTCTTACGATACAACAGAAAACCGTACAGCTCTATGCCTTGCAATCGCAAATACAACCTCATTTTCTTATCAATACCATATATTGCTTCATAGCACTCAACCAGATAGGCGAAACAGAAAAGCTCACAAATGCATTCTATCAGCTCTCCAATCTGCTGCGATATGTCCTAAGCAAGAAACAGTTTTCAACCGTTGGTGAAGAGCTCGATTTTCTGAATAGTTACCTCATGTTGCACAAAATGAGATTTGAAAACAGACTCGAATTCTCGATCGAATGCCCAAAAGATGCAGAAAG
This genomic interval from Sediminispirochaeta bajacaliforniensis DSM 16054 contains the following:
- a CDS encoding sensor histidine kinase; protein product: MKKPGQHTIFSRLVISFAASVLGPTICIILLVIVVFYHNNTSKAQQQMEDSSILVANNIDSYLSEIGTITIAPYYHTYFGSQKTIDPSSASYASALNDFQTEMRSLLNLSNYSRSDILDLLVWSDGRYLYYILYNQTKYFQPTYQIEKQEWFDKAFRNNGKIIFASNYSENRETGVLSGNSFYMVRNINNLVNRKQKNLIILNVSTKYFDEQFEKMNLLFQSFIVITNGQGNIIYSSRPITANILRSIISKRVFEYDDTNWQVLTTDSNKFDLKVHVIYSLDDVKHQTSFLIGYILLITLGGIFLAVILFRHFNKWISSSAKAITSTFSELEKGNLSARCPEVYVKEYNEIGHSVNKAIIRLEEKIKNEYILTIQQKTVQLYALQSQIQPHFLINTIYCFIALNQIGETEKLTNAFYQLSNLLRYVLSKKQFSTVGEELDFLNSYLMLHKMRFENRLEFSIECPKDAESIKIPRLLLQPIVENSVIHGIEPCEHPCYCNIKVELQDTVFTISIIDNGVGFDTSSIPDEKDSVGLYYIRERLKLWNGSAKLFVESSDTTRVLIKIPMEKAT